A genomic window from Candidatus Andeanibacterium colombiense includes:
- a CDS encoding carboxynorspermidine decarboxylase, which produces METRAGDPGAFANFDLHRVDSPAFVVDLAKLRSNLQILADVRDAAEIKVLAALKAFSMWSVAPVIGEYLDGVCTSGLWEARLAAEHYDGEIATYCAAYKPEDLEEICRLSDHVIFNSPMQIERCSAILAAARARGDDFDIGLRINPLHAEGEVPRYDPCAPHSRLGFPVDQLTEEHFGLIDGIHMHSLCEQDLEPLKRTWDVLFDHLEPHFGQFKWLNFGGGHHITRADYQREELVDFLRDVKEDTGAELYLEPGEAVALDAGILVGTILDSHWNGMELAITDVSATCHMPDVIEAPYRPAMLHEEQGEGDPVRLGGPSCLAGDVIGDYRLPMPLAPGERFAFLDQAHYSMVKTTTFNGVPLPSIWAWDSETDSLELIRKFGYEDFRDRLS; this is translated from the coding sequence ATGGAAACCAGAGCCGGCGACCCCGGAGCCTTCGCCAATTTCGATCTCCACCGCGTGGACAGCCCGGCCTTCGTGGTCGATCTCGCGAAACTGCGGTCCAACCTGCAGATCCTCGCCGATGTCCGCGACGCGGCCGAGATCAAGGTGCTGGCGGCGCTGAAGGCGTTTAGCATGTGGTCGGTCGCACCGGTGATCGGCGAATATCTCGACGGCGTGTGCACCTCCGGCCTGTGGGAAGCGCGGCTGGCGGCCGAGCATTACGACGGCGAGATCGCGACCTATTGCGCGGCCTACAAGCCCGAGGATCTGGAGGAGATCTGCCGCCTGTCGGATCATGTGATCTTCAATTCGCCGATGCAGATCGAACGCTGCTCGGCGATCCTTGCCGCAGCGCGCGCGCGCGGGGACGATTTCGACATCGGCCTGCGGATCAATCCGCTCCATGCCGAAGGCGAGGTCCCGCGTTACGATCCCTGCGCGCCGCATTCGCGGCTCGGCTTCCCGGTCGACCAGCTGACCGAAGAGCATTTCGGGCTGATCGACGGGATCCACATGCATTCGCTGTGCGAGCAGGACCTCGAACCGCTCAAGCGCACCTGGGATGTGCTGTTCGATCACCTCGAGCCGCATTTCGGCCAGTTCAAATGGCTGAACTTCGGCGGCGGGCATCACATCACGCGGGCGGATTACCAGCGCGAGGAACTGGTCGATTTCCTGCGCGACGTGAAGGAAGACACCGGGGCCGAGCTCTATCTAGAGCCGGGCGAGGCGGTCGCGCTCGATGCCGGGATCCTCGTCGGCACTATCCTCGATTCGCACTGGAACGGCATGGAACTGGCGATCACCGATGTGTCGGCGACCTGCCACATGCCCGACGTGATCGAGGCGCCCTATCGCCCGGCGATGCTGCATGAGGAGCAGGGGGAGGGCGATCCGGTCCGCCTCGGGGGCCCGTCCTGCCTCGCCGGGGACGTGATCGGCGATTACCGCCTGCCGATGCCGCTGGCGCCGGGCGAGCGCTTCGCCTTTCTTGACCAGGCGCATTACTCGATGGTCAAGACGACCACCTTCAACGGGGTCCCGCTGCCGTCGATCTGGGCTTGGGATTCGGAGACCGATTCGCTCGAACTGATCCGCAAATTCGGCTATGAGGACTTCCGCGACCGCTTGAGTTGA
- a CDS encoding sensor histidine kinase: MDRVPAFRRMLLAKPSLAHGMLWTGVAVAVPAGLRWVIDAGGVADTPFVTFYPAILLAALLLGWRYGAVTAVLAGIVVNRVLRFEPLDFRAPGDLLVILLFALTCSILISVAAMVRRLVEDQAAAAEREAVLNLELLHRVKNMLATVNSLATMTARHSDPGDFIDAFGGRVAALSRASDLLTLGREVQCDIRRLIETAIVPFRTEENFKLGGPDGELPRETCVPLGLALYELCTNAAKYGALSVPEGQVLLDWELHGEDRTVIRWRELGGPPVPEQRNAGLGSRLLRAQTGLAAVRLEFPVDGVRCEFEIDRP; this comes from the coding sequence ATGGATCGCGTTCCCGCCTTCCGGCGAATGCTGCTTGCCAAGCCGTCGCTCGCGCACGGCATGCTGTGGACCGGCGTCGCGGTGGCGGTGCCGGCGGGCCTGCGCTGGGTGATCGATGCAGGCGGCGTCGCCGACACACCTTTCGTTACCTTTTACCCGGCGATTCTGCTGGCGGCGCTGTTGCTCGGCTGGCGCTACGGGGCAGTGACGGCGGTGTTGGCCGGGATCGTGGTGAACCGTGTGCTGCGCTTCGAACCGCTCGATTTCCGGGCACCGGGCGATCTCCTGGTGATTCTCCTGTTCGCGCTGACCTGCTCGATCCTGATCTCTGTCGCGGCGATGGTCCGCAGGCTGGTGGAGGATCAGGCGGCGGCGGCCGAACGGGAGGCCGTGCTCAATCTCGAGCTGCTCCACCGGGTCAAGAATATGCTCGCCACGGTCAATTCGCTCGCGACGATGACGGCGCGCCATTCGGATCCCGGAGATTTCATTGATGCCTTCGGCGGCCGCGTCGCCGCATTGTCGCGCGCGAGCGACCTGCTTACGCTGGGCCGCGAGGTGCAATGCGACATCCGGAGGCTAATCGAGACCGCGATCGTGCCGTTTCGCACCGAGGAAAACTTCAAGCTGGGCGGCCCCGACGGGGAGCTGCCCCGCGAAACCTGCGTGCCGCTGGGACTCGCACTCTATGAATTATGTACCAACGCGGCGAAATACGGCGCGCTTTCGGTTCCCGAAGGTCAGGTCCTGCTCGATTGGGAACTGCACGGGGAAGACCGGACGGTGATCCGCTGGCGCGAGCTAGGCGGACCGCCCGTTCCCGAGCAGCGCAACGCCGGCCTGGGTTCGCGGCTGCTGCGGGCGCAGACCGGGCTGGCCGCCGTGCGGCTGGAATTCCCGGTGGACGGAGTCCGCTGCGAGTTCGAAATCGACCGACCCTGA
- a CDS encoding DMT family protein codes for MNWNLFAPIGLLAGSNVLMNIAWYGHLKFPARALWLAILVSWGIALFEYSLAVPANRIGAKAYSLAELKTTQEVMSLLTFLGVAWFLFDQKPGISQIVGFILIGLGALFVFKAPLG; via the coding sequence ATGAACTGGAACCTCTTCGCCCCGATCGGCCTGCTCGCCGGATCGAACGTGCTGATGAACATCGCGTGGTACGGGCACCTCAAATTTCCGGCCAGGGCGCTGTGGCTGGCGATCCTCGTCAGCTGGGGCATCGCCTTGTTCGAATATTCGCTGGCGGTCCCGGCCAACCGGATCGGCGCCAAGGCCTATTCGCTCGCCGAATTGAAGACGACCCAGGAAGTGATGTCGCTGCTGACTTTCCTCGGCGTCGCGTGGTTCCTGTTCGACCAGAAGCCGGGCATCAGCCAGATCGTAGGGTTCATCCTGATCGGGCTCGGCGCATTGTTCGTATTCAAGGCCCCGCTGGGCTAG
- a CDS encoding aminotransferase class V-fold PLP-dependent enzyme: MSGLNPDIDPDGLLEFSVVFTDRSLNHMSQAFQQVMREIHATLCEVYGADRAVVVPGGGTYAMESVARQFATGKKALVIRNGFFSFRWSQIFEAGSIPSEEIVLKARRVNDTPDSPFAPPPIEEVTARIAEDRPAVVFAPHVETASGIILPDNYIKAVADAIHAEGGIFVLDCIASGCIWADMKALGVDVLISAPQKGWSAQPSSGLVMLNEAALELCKSRQTTSFALDLAKWNTIMEAYLNGGHAYHATMPTDALRAFHKAMMETKALGYEKLRDAQWEQGNAVRALLARRGVKSVAAEGFGAPGVVVSYTDDPEVQTGRKFAAQGFQIAAGVPLMVDEGADYKSFRLGLFGLDKLKDVPASLARLEAAFDKVF; this comes from the coding sequence ATGTCCGGCTTGAATCCCGATATCGATCCCGACGGCCTGCTCGAATTCTCGGTCGTCTTCACCGACCGCTCACTCAACCACATGAGCCAGGCGTTCCAGCAGGTGATGCGCGAGATCCACGCGACCCTGTGCGAGGTCTACGGCGCCGACCGCGCGGTGGTGGTGCCGGGCGGCGGGACCTATGCGATGGAATCGGTCGCGCGGCAGTTCGCGACGGGCAAGAAGGCGCTGGTGATCCGCAACGGGTTTTTCTCGTTCCGCTGGAGCCAGATCTTCGAAGCCGGCTCGATCCCCTCGGAAGAAATCGTGCTCAAGGCGCGCCGGGTGAACGACACGCCCGACAGCCCCTTCGCGCCCCCACCGATCGAGGAAGTCACCGCACGCATCGCCGAGGACCGGCCGGCGGTGGTATTCGCCCCGCATGTCGAGACTGCTTCGGGCATCATCCTGCCCGACAACTACATTAAGGCGGTTGCCGATGCGATCCACGCCGAAGGCGGGATTTTCGTGCTCGACTGCATCGCTTCCGGCTGCATCTGGGCCGACATGAAGGCGCTCGGCGTCGATGTGCTGATCTCGGCGCCGCAGAAGGGCTGGTCCGCCCAGCCCTCTTCCGGCCTGGTGATGCTCAACGAAGCCGCGCTGGAACTGTGCAAGAGCCGCCAGACGACCAGCTTCGCGCTCGACCTCGCGAAATGGAACACGATCATGGAAGCCTATCTCAATGGCGGTCATGCCTATCACGCCACCATGCCGACCGATGCGCTGCGCGCGTTCCACAAGGCGATGATGGAGACCAAGGCGCTCGGTTACGAGAAACTGCGCGACGCCCAGTGGGAACAGGGCAATGCGGTGCGCGCGTTGCTCGCCAGGCGTGGGGTCAAATCGGTTGCCGCCGAAGGCTTCGGCGCGCCGGGTGTGGTGGTGTCCTACACCGACGATCCCGAGGTCCAGACCGGCAGGAAATTCGCCGCCCAGGGCTTCCAGATCGCCGCCGGCGTGCCGCTGATGGTGGACGAAGGGGCGGACTACAAGAGCTTCCGCCTCGGCCTGTTCGGGCTCGACAAGCTGAAGGATGTGCCGGCCAGCCTCGCGCGGCTGGAAGCGGCGTTCGACAAGGTGTTCTGA
- a CDS encoding type III PLP-dependent enzyme gives MHIYPSASAVVRDLRPDEPVILNRPHAAARAARFFSQKFPGKSLYAVKANPSPDLLQILWDSGITHYDVASIAEVRLVRETLPEAVLCFMHPVKSEAAIGEAYHKHGVRTFSLDSIEELEKIVGATADKRGKPAEDLYLLVRLRVSSDYSELSLASKFGIDLADAAPLLQATRQHCDALGICFHVGSQAMTPFAYVQALERVRAAIAEAAVTVDIVDVGGGFPSSYPGMEPPPLEDYFAVIDRHFEALPIFYNAELWCEPGRALCAEYNSMVVRVEKRRGDELFINDGAYGALFDAAHIGWRFPVSPLDDRLVDREREFAFYGPTCDDADYMKGPFMLPGDIGPGDYVEIGMLGAYGAAMKTAFNGFGRSEAVTVADEPMASLYRGDRVDPRKSDNVVRLR, from the coding sequence TTGCACATCTATCCTAGCGCATCGGCTGTAGTCCGCGACCTTCGTCCGGACGAACCTGTAATTCTCAACCGCCCGCATGCTGCGGCGCGCGCTGCCCGTTTCTTCTCGCAGAAGTTTCCGGGCAAGTCGCTCTATGCGGTGAAGGCCAATCCGTCGCCGGATCTGCTCCAGATCCTGTGGGATTCCGGGATCACGCATTACGATGTCGCCTCGATCGCCGAGGTCCGCCTGGTGCGCGAAACTCTGCCCGAGGCAGTGCTGTGCTTCATGCATCCGGTGAAGTCCGAAGCCGCGATCGGCGAAGCCTATCACAAGCACGGAGTGCGCACCTTCAGCCTCGATTCGATCGAGGAGCTTGAGAAAATCGTCGGCGCGACCGCCGACAAGCGCGGCAAGCCGGCCGAGGATTTGTACCTGCTGGTGCGCCTGCGGGTCTCGTCGGACTATTCGGAACTCAGCCTCGCGTCGAAGTTCGGGATCGACCTCGCCGATGCCGCGCCGCTGCTGCAGGCCACGCGCCAGCATTGCGATGCGCTGGGCATCTGCTTCCATGTCGGCAGCCAGGCGATGACGCCGTTCGCCTATGTCCAGGCGCTCGAGCGGGTGCGCGCGGCGATCGCCGAAGCCGCGGTCACCGTCGATATCGTCGATGTCGGGGGCGGGTTCCCCAGCTCCTATCCGGGGATGGAACCGCCGCCGCTCGAGGATTACTTCGCGGTGATCGACCGCCACTTCGAAGCGCTGCCGATTTTCTACAATGCCGAACTGTGGTGCGAACCCGGCCGCGCGCTGTGTGCCGAATATAATTCGATGGTCGTGCGCGTCGAAAAGCGCCGCGGCGATGAGCTGTTCATCAACGACGGCGCCTATGGCGCATTGTTCGATGCCGCGCATATCGGCTGGCGCTTCCCGGTCTCGCCGCTCGACGACCGGCTGGTCGACCGGGAGCGCGAATTCGCGTTCTACGGCCCGACCTGCGACGATGCGGACTACATGAAGGGTCCCTTCATGCTGCCGGGCGATATCGGCCCGGGCGACTATGTCGAGATCGGCATGCTCGGTGCCTATGGCGCGGCGATGAAGACCGCGTTCAACGGTTTCGGCCGGTCGGAAGCGGTGACCGTGGCCGACGAGCCGATGGCCAGCCTCTACCGCGGCGACCGCGTCGATCCGCGCAAGAGCGACAATGTGGTGCGGCTGCGCTGA
- a CDS encoding saccharopine dehydrogenase family protein, with protein sequence MSKVLVIGAGGVSSVAVHKMAMNPEIFPEVHLASRTKAKCDAIAESVKQRTGQTVATYRIDAEDVPALTALLKQIGPSIVVNLALPYQDLTIMDACLAAGVDYLDTANYEPKDVAKFEYSWQWAYHDRFKQAGLMALLGSGFDPGVTSVFTMWLKKHKLKTIRTLDILDCNGGDHGQAFATNFNPEINIREVTAPARHWENGQFVETPAMGKKVEFDFEGVGPKNMYMMYHEELESLAKFVPEMERARFWMTFGDAYIMHLTVLQNVGMTRIDPVIYEGHEIIPLQFLKAVLPEPASLGPTTKGKTNIGCIATGEALDGSGEKTFYIKNICDHEDAYAETGNQAVSYTTGVPAMIGAAMVLTGAWKGEGVFNIEQFDPDPFMEMLNRHGLPWTVEELPGPVEF encoded by the coding sequence ATGTCGAAGGTGTTGGTGATCGGTGCGGGCGGCGTGAGCTCGGTTGCGGTCCACAAGATGGCGATGAATCCGGAGATCTTTCCGGAGGTCCATCTTGCGAGCCGCACCAAGGCAAAATGCGATGCGATCGCCGAAAGCGTGAAGCAGCGCACCGGGCAGACCGTCGCGACCTACCGGATCGATGCGGAAGACGTTCCGGCGCTGACCGCGCTGCTCAAGCAGATCGGGCCGAGCATCGTGGTCAATCTCGCGCTGCCCTACCAGGATCTGACGATCATGGACGCCTGCCTCGCCGCCGGGGTCGATTATCTCGACACCGCGAATTACGAGCCGAAGGACGTCGCGAAATTCGAATACAGCTGGCAGTGGGCCTATCACGACCGCTTCAAGCAGGCCGGGCTGATGGCGTTGCTGGGCAGCGGGTTCGATCCGGGCGTGACCAGCGTGTTCACCATGTGGCTGAAGAAGCACAAGCTCAAGACCATCCGCACGCTCGACATCCTCGACTGCAACGGCGGCGATCACGGCCAGGCCTTCGCGACCAACTTCAACCCCGAGATCAACATCCGCGAAGTCACCGCCCCGGCGCGGCACTGGGAGAACGGCCAGTTCGTCGAGACCCCGGCGATGGGCAAGAAGGTCGAATTCGACTTCGAGGGCGTCGGCCCGAAGAACATGTACATGATGTACCACGAGGAGCTCGAAAGCCTCGCGAAGTTCGTCCCCGAAATGGAGCGCGCGCGCTTCTGGATGACCTTCGGCGACGCTTATATCATGCACCTGACCGTGCTGCAGAACGTCGGCATGACCCGGATCGATCCGGTGATCTACGAAGGCCACGAGATCATCCCGCTGCAGTTTTTGAAGGCGGTGCTGCCCGAACCCGCAAGCCTCGGCCCGACGACCAAGGGCAAGACCAACATCGGCTGCATCGCGACCGGCGAGGCGCTCGACGGATCGGGCGAGAAGACCTTCTACATCAAGAACATCTGCGACCATGAAGACGCCTACGCGGAAACCGGCAACCAGGCGGTCAGCTACACCACCGGCGTTCCGGCGATGATCGGCGCGGCGATGGTGCTTACCGGCGCATGGAAAGGGGAGGGCGTGTTCAACATCGAGCAGTTCGATCCCGATCCGTTCATGGAGATGCTCAACCGGCACGGCCTGCCGTGGACGGTTGAGGAATTGCCGGGTCCGGTGGAGTTCTAA
- a CDS encoding TIR domain-containing protein produces MSDIFISYARPNEGQARLVAELLRAQGYGVWRDDELPAHRAYSDVIEERIKEAKAVVVLWSADATRSQWVRAEADAAREGGTLVQISLDGSLPPMPFNQIQCADLAGWQGDAGARGWQKVMDSIATLAGAGSAPGPSTQAPVPDRKVVVCVVPFLNMSGDAEQEYFSDGISEDVIIDLSKVSALSLVARNVAFSLKGKPLDTAALVRDLGVTHMLEGSVRKAGDRVRITAQLIDCDDNLQLWGERYDRDLTDIFAIQDEISKAIVSALKLKLLPKEKKAIEQRGTTSPEAYSLYLLARQHWISGNKGDQRRDKVVVRICQQATTVDPSYARAWALMSLAQCELRFWHGIEDIDALTPAERAIELDPDIAEAYCVRARYLQIDGKLDEANNALETALRLEPESWEVNKEVAFLYFRQGRANEAIPYFEKATALMDTDFHDPSMLLTCYQAAGDTENAKRVAGIGAIRAEKAVASDPGNAAAMATGAYALAALGDGARAKEWISRALMFDPDNLSMRYNLGCAQAVFLGDKEGAIATLELFFENANPTQLQHSQVDPDMNFLKDDPRFEAMSEAALQRLGMASQR; encoded by the coding sequence ATGTCGGACATATTCATTTCCTACGCGCGGCCGAATGAAGGCCAGGCACGGCTCGTGGCCGAATTGCTGCGCGCGCAGGGATACGGCGTCTGGCGCGACGACGAGCTGCCCGCCCACCGCGCCTATAGCGACGTGATCGAGGAACGGATCAAGGAAGCGAAGGCGGTGGTCGTGCTGTGGTCCGCCGATGCGACGCGCTCGCAATGGGTCAGGGCCGAGGCCGACGCCGCGCGCGAAGGTGGGACGCTGGTGCAGATCAGCCTCGACGGGAGCCTGCCGCCGATGCCGTTCAACCAGATCCAGTGTGCCGACCTGGCCGGCTGGCAGGGCGATGCCGGCGCGCGCGGCTGGCAGAAGGTCATGGACAGTATCGCGACGCTGGCTGGCGCGGGCTCCGCGCCCGGGCCGTCGACGCAGGCGCCGGTGCCGGATCGCAAGGTGGTGGTCTGCGTGGTGCCGTTCCTCAACATGAGCGGCGATGCGGAGCAGGAATATTTCTCCGACGGGATCAGCGAGGATGTGATCATCGACCTGTCGAAAGTCTCCGCGCTTTCGCTCGTCGCCCGCAACGTCGCCTTCTCGCTCAAGGGCAAACCGCTCGACACCGCCGCGCTGGTGCGCGACCTTGGCGTCACCCACATGCTCGAAGGCAGCGTGCGCAAGGCCGGCGACCGGGTGCGGATCACCGCCCAGCTGATCGATTGCGACGACAATCTCCAGCTGTGGGGCGAACGCTACGACCGCGATCTGACCGATATCTTCGCGATCCAGGACGAGATCTCCAAAGCGATCGTCAGCGCGCTCAAGCTCAAGCTGCTGCCCAAGGAAAAGAAGGCGATCGAGCAGCGCGGCACCACCAGCCCCGAAGCCTACAGCCTGTATCTGCTGGCCCGACAGCACTGGATCAGCGGCAACAAGGGCGATCAGCGGCGCGACAAGGTGGTCGTGCGTATCTGCCAGCAGGCGACCACGGTCGATCCGTCCTACGCCCGCGCCTGGGCGCTGATGTCGCTCGCGCAGTGCGAATTGCGCTTCTGGCACGGGATCGAGGATATCGACGCCCTCACCCCGGCCGAACGCGCGATCGAACTCGATCCCGACATCGCCGAAGCCTATTGCGTGCGCGCCCGCTATCTCCAGATCGACGGCAAGCTCGACGAGGCGAACAACGCGCTCGAAACCGCGCTGCGGCTCGAACCGGAAAGCTGGGAAGTGAACAAGGAGGTCGCGTTCCTCTACTTCCGCCAGGGCCGCGCGAACGAGGCGATCCCCTATTTCGAAAAAGCCACCGCGCTGATGGACACCGACTTCCACGATCCGAGCATGCTGCTGACCTGCTACCAGGCCGCGGGGGACACCGAGAATGCGAAGCGCGTGGCCGGCATCGGTGCGATCCGGGCCGAGAAGGCGGTCGCGTCGGACCCTGGCAACGCGGCCGCGATGGCGACCGGGGCCTATGCCCTCGCCGCGCTGGGCGACGGTGCGCGGGCGAAGGAATGGATTTCGCGCGCGTTGATGTTCGATCCGGACAATCTCTCGATGCGCTACAACCTCGGCTGCGCGCAGGCGGTGTTCCTCGGCGACAAGGAAGGCGCGATCGCGACGCTCGAACTGTTCTTCGAAAACGCCAACCCGACCCAGCTGCAGCACAGCCAGGTCGATCCCGACATGAACTTCCTGAAGGACGACCCACGCTTCGAGGCCATGTCGGAAGCTGCGCTCCAGCGGCTCGGGATGGCGTCGCAGCGGTAA
- a CDS encoding threonine/serine dehydratase, protein MIHNDVRSPTHQGVVEAAARIAAILPPTPLLPVEIGGTSCRVKAESLQPVGAFKIRGGWNRLSTLSPEAAARGVVGVSSGNHAQGVAWAAKRLGIAATIVMPADAPQVKLANVKALGADIVLYDRAGGEDRDAIARALCEERGATLVHAYGDPWIIEGQGSAGIEIIAQLGHSPSRIVAPCGGGGLTAGLALACPEAEIVPVEPEGWDDVRRSLAAGEILPVGPNPPATACDALQTLATWPINFAVLKDRASPGVAVSEREVRDAQRFAFAVLRLVVEPGGAVALAAALAGKVTLDAGTVIVVSGGNVDPAQFARVIAGAD, encoded by the coding sequence ATGATCCACAACGATGTCAGATCACCCACGCACCAGGGCGTTGTCGAGGCCGCGGCACGCATCGCGGCGATCCTGCCGCCCACTCCGCTGCTACCGGTCGAGATCGGCGGCACCAGCTGCCGGGTGAAGGCCGAGAGCCTCCAGCCGGTCGGCGCGTTCAAGATTCGCGGCGGCTGGAACCGGCTGAGTACGCTCTCGCCCGAAGCGGCGGCGCGCGGCGTGGTCGGGGTGTCGAGCGGCAACCATGCGCAGGGCGTGGCCTGGGCGGCGAAACGGCTCGGGATCGCGGCGACGATCGTGATGCCGGCCGATGCGCCGCAGGTGAAGCTCGCCAATGTGAAGGCGCTCGGCGCCGACATCGTGCTCTACGACCGCGCCGGCGGCGAAGACCGCGACGCGATCGCGCGGGCTCTGTGCGAGGAACGCGGCGCGACTTTGGTCCATGCCTATGGCGATCCGTGGATCATCGAAGGCCAGGGCAGCGCCGGGATCGAGATTATTGCGCAACTGGGACACAGCCCGAGCCGGATCGTTGCGCCTTGCGGCGGCGGCGGACTGACTGCCGGCCTCGCCCTCGCTTGCCCCGAGGCGGAGATCGTGCCGGTCGAACCGGAAGGGTGGGACGATGTGCGCCGCAGCCTTGCCGCCGGTGAAATCCTGCCGGTCGGCCCCAACCCGCCCGCGACCGCCTGCGACGCGCTGCAGACGCTCGCGACCTGGCCGATCAATTTCGCGGTGCTGAAGGACCGCGCCTCGCCCGGCGTCGCGGTGAGCGAGCGCGAGGTGCGCGATGCGCAGCGGTTTGCGTTTGCGGTGCTGCGGCTGGTGGTCGAACCCGGCGGTGCGGTCGCGCTGGCGGCGGCCCTGGCGGGCAAGGTGACGCTCGATGCGGGCACGGTAATCGTGGTTTCGGGCGGCAATGTCGATCCGGCGCAGTTTGCGCGGGTGATTGCGGGCGCGGACTGA
- a CDS encoding TIR domain-containing protein has translation MADIFISYARPNEGQAKLVADLLRARGYSVWRDDELPAHRAYSEVIEERIRAAKAVVVLWSGDAARSQWVRAEADAAREAGTLVQISLDGSLPPMPFNQIQCADLAGWQGETSAHGWLKVMGSIASLAGTTEPAQASAVTEAPPRKVVICVLPFLNMSGDAEQEYFSDGISEDIITDLSKVSALTIIARNTAFSFKGKTVDNAALARDLGITHVLEGSVRKAMDRVRINAQLIDCGSGHQLWAERYDRDLHDIFAIQDEISKAIVAALQLKLLPREKKAIEHRGTTSPEAYNLYLMARQHWISGNDGDSRRDEVVVRICRQATTVDPDYAKAWALMALAQSELRFRHDRQDEDALASAERALALDPELAEAHCVKARYLADEYGQFEEADRLIQTALQLDGESWEVNKEAARLLFRRGKMREAVPYFEKAAALVETDYHAPGMLQTCYGALNDREGVRRASALALARVEKAVSQDPTNGAALGLGACALAALGEGDRAKQWVQRAMLIAPENLTMRYNLVCALTQHLRDNQAALDLLETFIDKMNSMLLTHLQVDPDVDPLREEPRYLAMLAAAKQRIAAA, from the coding sequence ATGGCCGACATCTTCATCTCCTATGCGCGCCCGAACGAGGGCCAGGCCAAGCTCGTGGCGGACCTGCTGCGGGCGCGCGGCTACAGCGTGTGGCGCGACGACGAACTCCCGGCCCACCGCGCCTATAGCGAAGTGATCGAGGAACGGATCCGCGCGGCCAAGGCGGTGGTCGTTTTGTGGTCGGGCGATGCCGCGCGCTCGCAATGGGTGCGCGCAGAAGCCGACGCCGCGCGCGAGGCCGGAACCCTGGTCCAGATCAGCCTGGACGGCAGCCTACCGCCGATGCCGTTCAACCAGATCCAGTGTGCCGATCTCGCCGGGTGGCAGGGCGAAACCAGCGCGCATGGCTGGCTCAAGGTGATGGGCAGCATCGCCTCGCTTGCCGGCACCACCGAACCCGCGCAGGCTTCCGCGGTCACCGAGGCTCCACCGCGCAAGGTCGTGATCTGCGTGCTCCCGTTTCTCAACATGAGCGGCGACGCCGAGCAGGAATATTTCAGCGACGGGATCAGCGAAGACATTATCACCGATCTGTCGAAGGTCTCCGCGCTCACGATCATCGCGCGCAACACCGCCTTCTCGTTCAAGGGCAAGACCGTCGACAATGCCGCACTGGCGCGCGACCTCGGGATCACCCATGTGCTGGAAGGCAGCGTGCGCAAGGCGATGGACCGGGTCCGCATCAATGCACAGCTGATCGACTGCGGCAGCGGGCACCAGCTCTGGGCCGAACGCTACGACCGCGACCTGCACGACATCTTCGCGATCCAGGACGAAATCTCGAAGGCGATCGTCGCCGCGCTGCAATTGAAGCTGCTGCCGCGGGAAAAGAAAGCGATCGAGCATCGCGGGACGACCAGCCCCGAAGCCTACAACCTCTATCTGATGGCACGGCAGCACTGGATCAGCGGCAATGACGGCGACAGCCGCCGCGACGAGGTGGTGGTGCGCATCTGCCGCCAGGCGACCACCGTCGATCCCGATTACGCAAAGGCCTGGGCGCTGATGGCGCTCGCTCAATCAGAGCTTCGCTTTCGCCATGACCGGCAGGACGAGGATGCGCTGGCCTCGGCCGAGCGGGCGCTGGCGCTCGATCCGGAACTTGCGGAAGCCCATTGCGTGAAGGCCCGCTATCTCGCGGACGAATACGGGCAATTCGAGGAAGCCGATCGCCTGATCCAGACCGCGCTGCAGCTCGATGGCGAATCCTGGGAAGTGAACAAGGAAGCCGCCCGGCTGCTGTTCCGCCGCGGCAAGATGCGCGAAGCCGTGCCCTATTTCGAAAAGGCCGCGGCGCTGGTTGAGACCGACTATCACGCGCCGGGCATGCTGCAGACCTGCTACGGCGCGCTGAACGACCGCGAAGGGGTGCGGCGGGCTTCGGCGCTGGCGCTGGCGCGGGTCGAGAAGGCGGTCTCGCAAGATCCGACGAACGGCGCGGCCCTGGGCCTCGGGGCCTGTGCGCTGGCGGCGCTGGGCGAAGGCGACCGCGCAAAGCAATGGGTGCAGCGGGCGATGCTGATCGCGCCCGAGAACCTCACGATGCGCTACAATCTCGTCTGCGCGCTGACCCAGCATCTGCGCGACAACCAGGCCGCGCTCGACCTGCTCGAAACCTTCATCGACAAGATGAATTCGATGCTGCTGACCCATCTGCAGGTCGACCCGGACGTCGATCCGCTGCGCGAGGAGCCGCGCTATCTCGCGATGCTGGCGGCCGCGAAGCAACGCATCGCAGCCGCCTAG